A single Anaerolineales bacterium DNA region contains:
- a CDS encoding NADH-quinone oxidoreductase subunit A — MPSDFLPIAVLLILAIGIAFLVVAIGHLFGPRRPSARKGQTYESGMRPYGPGQRRVPVRFYLIAVLFILFDIETVFLLPWAVVMRQTRLSGLVQMGLFVVILSIGFVYAWKKGALEWE, encoded by the coding sequence TTGCCGTCAGACTTTCTGCCCATCGCCGTCTTGCTCATCCTGGCTATCGGCATCGCCTTTCTGGTGGTGGCGATCGGACATCTTTTCGGCCCCAGGCGGCCTTCCGCCCGCAAGGGCCAGACGTACGAGTCCGGCATGCGGCCGTACGGCCCCGGGCAGCGCCGGGTGCCGGTGCGCTTCTACCTGATCGCGGTCCTGTTCATCCTGTTCGACATCGAGACCGTCTTTCTGCTCCCGTGGGCGGTCGTGATGCGCCAGACGCGCTTGAGCGGCCTGGTGCAAATGGGTCTTTTCGTCGTCATCCTGAGTATTGGTTTCGTGTATGCGTGGAAGAAGGGAG